One segment of Vibrio orientalis CIP 102891 = ATCC 33934 DNA contains the following:
- a CDS encoding FAD:protein FMN transferase — protein sequence MKKWLVAFASLLVLAGCEKPVEQIHLSGPTMGTTYNIKYIAAEGQPSPQELQVEVDRLLEEVNDQMSTYRKDSELSRFNQSESLEAFEVSPQTATVVKEAIRLNGLTLGALDVTVGPLVNLWGFGPEARPEVVPTDVELSERKAMTGIAHLTADGNTLKKDIPNLYVDLSTIAKGWGVDVVADYIQSQGILNYMVEVGGEMRLKGLNREGVAWRIAIEKPSVEERSIQEIIEPGDMAVATSGDYRNYFERDGVRYSHIINPATGKPINHKVVSVTVLDASSMTADGLATGLMVLGEEQGMEIAEQNNIPVFMIVKTQDGFKEMASTAYKPYLNQ from the coding sequence GTGAAAAAATGGCTTGTTGCATTTGCTTCTCTGTTAGTACTGGCTGGTTGTGAGAAACCAGTAGAGCAGATTCACTTAAGTGGCCCAACTATGGGTACAACTTACAATATTAAATATATCGCGGCAGAAGGTCAGCCTTCTCCTCAAGAGCTTCAAGTTGAAGTCGATCGATTACTTGAAGAAGTAAACGACCAGATGTCGACTTACCGTAAAGATTCGGAGCTTAGCCGTTTTAATCAAAGTGAGTCGCTAGAGGCATTTGAAGTGTCACCTCAAACGGCGACCGTTGTGAAAGAAGCGATTCGTCTTAACGGTCTTACTTTAGGTGCTCTAGATGTGACTGTCGGCCCACTGGTTAACCTGTGGGGTTTCGGCCCTGAAGCGCGCCCAGAGGTTGTACCGACGGATGTTGAACTGAGTGAACGCAAAGCAATGACGGGTATTGCACACCTGACTGCTGACGGTAATACGCTGAAAAAAGATATCCCGAACCTGTACGTGGATCTTTCAACGATTGCAAAAGGTTGGGGTGTTGATGTTGTTGCTGATTACATTCAGTCTCAAGGTATCCTAAACTACATGGTTGAGGTAGGTGGTGAAATGCGCCTAAAAGGTCTTAACCGTGAAGGTGTGGCGTGGCGTATTGCGATTGAAAAACCGTCCGTAGAAGAGCGCTCTATCCAAGAAATCATTGAACCCGGTGATATGGCTGTTGCGACATCGGGCGATTACCGTAACTATTTTGAGCGCGATGGTGTACGCTACTCACATATTATTAATCCAGCAACAGGTAAACCAATTAACCATAAAGTGGTGTCGGTGACCGTTTTAGATGCTTCTTCAATGACGGCTGATGGCCTAGCAACCGGTTTAATGGTTCTCGGTGAAGAGCAAGGCATGGAGATTGCTGAGCAAAATAATATTCCCGTGTTTATGATTGTAAAAACGCAGGATGGATTCAAAGAGATGGCTTCAACAGCGTATAAGCCATATCTTAACCAATAA
- the nqrM gene encoding (Na+)-NQR maturation NqrM has product MSEFIITFGVFMAVIAAMSIGYIIQKKVVKGSCGGLGAVGIDKVCNCPEPCDARKKREAREAARQEKLAAWEKDRIA; this is encoded by the coding sequence ATGAGTGAGTTTATTATTACATTTGGTGTGTTTATGGCCGTGATTGCAGCAATGTCTATCGGCTATATTATCCAGAAAAAGGTTGTAAAAGGCAGCTGTGGCGGCCTTGGAGCAGTTGGTATTGATAAAGTATGTAACTGTCCTGAACCGTGTGATGCGCGTAAGAAGCGTGAAGCACGTGAAGCGGCTCGACAAGAAAAGCTTGCGGCATGGGAAAAAGATCGTATCGCTTAA
- a CDS encoding Na(+)-translocating NADH-quinone reductase subunit A yields the protein MITIKKGLDLPVAGTPSQVINDGKTIKKVALLGEEYVGMRPTMHVRVGDEVKKAQVLFEDKKNPGVKFTSPAAGKVIEVNRGAKRVLQSVVIEVAGEEQVTFDKFEAGQLASLDREAVKTQLVDSGLWTALRTRPFSKVPAIESSTQAIFVTAMDTNPLAAQPELIINEQQEAFVAGLDLLSTLTDGKVYVCKSGTSLPRSSQSNVEEHVFDGPHPAGLAGTHMHFLYPVNAENVAWSINYQDVIAFGKLFLTGELYTDRVISLAGPVVNNPRLVRTTLGACLENVTDSELMPGEVRVISGSVLSGTHAIGPHAYLGRYHVQVSVLREGREKELFGWATPGKNKFSVTRSFLGHIFKGQLFNMTTTTNGSDRSMVPIGNYERVMPLDMEPTLLLRDLCAGDTDSAIALGALELDEDDLALCTFVCPGKYEYGELLRECLDTIEKEG from the coding sequence ATGATTACAATAAAGAAGGGTTTGGACCTGCCTGTAGCAGGAACTCCATCCCAGGTGATTAATGATGGTAAGACCATCAAAAAAGTCGCCTTGCTTGGCGAAGAGTACGTCGGCATGCGTCCTACTATGCATGTCCGCGTAGGCGATGAAGTAAAGAAAGCTCAAGTTCTTTTTGAAGATAAGAAGAACCCGGGTGTGAAATTTACTTCACCAGCAGCTGGTAAAGTGATCGAGGTTAACCGTGGCGCTAAGCGTGTGCTTCAATCTGTAGTGATTGAAGTGGCAGGCGAAGAGCAGGTTACTTTCGATAAGTTTGAAGCTGGCCAACTAGCAAGTCTTGACCGTGAAGCGGTTAAAACTCAGCTTGTTGATTCAGGTCTTTGGACAGCTTTACGTACTCGTCCGTTCAGCAAGGTTCCAGCAATTGAGTCTTCTACACAGGCTATCTTCGTAACTGCAATGGATACTAATCCGTTAGCAGCTCAGCCTGAGTTGATCATCAATGAACAACAAGAAGCGTTCGTTGCCGGTTTAGACCTGCTTTCAACCCTGACAGATGGCAAGGTTTACGTATGTAAATCTGGTACAAGTCTGCCTCGTTCTTCTCAGTCTAATGTTGAAGAGCATGTATTTGATGGCCCTCACCCAGCAGGTCTTGCTGGCACCCACATGCATTTCCTATACCCAGTGAATGCAGAAAATGTGGCGTGGAGCATCAACTACCAAGACGTTATTGCGTTTGGTAAGTTGTTCCTTACTGGTGAGCTTTACACTGACCGTGTTATTTCACTGGCTGGCCCAGTGGTAAATAACCCTCGCTTAGTACGTACAACTCTAGGTGCATGCCTTGAGAATGTTACGGACAGTGAGCTGATGCCAGGTGAAGTTCGTGTGATTTCTGGTTCGGTACTTTCTGGTACTCATGCAATTGGACCTCACGCATACCTAGGTCGTTACCACGTTCAGGTTTCTGTATTACGTGAAGGCCGTGAAAAAGAACTGTTTGGCTGGGCGACGCCTGGTAAGAACAAGTTCTCAGTAACTCGCTCATTCCTTGGTCATATCTTCAAAGGTCAGTTGTTCAACATGACAACAACGACTAACGGTAGTGATCGCTCAATGGTTCCAATTGGTAACTACGAACGCGTAATGCCACTAGATATGGAACCGACTCTGCTACTTCGTGATCTATGTGCAGGTGATACTGATAGTGCAATAGCACTAGGTGCACTTGAACTAGATGAAGATGATTTAGCATTGTGTACCTTTGTGTGTCCTGGTAAATACGAATACGGTGAACTCCTTCGTGAATGCCTAGATACCATTGAGAAGGAAGGGTAA
- a CDS encoding Na(+)-translocating NADH-quinone reductase subunit C, whose translation MASNNDSIKKTLGVVVGLSLVCSIIVSTAAVGLRDKQKANAVLDKQTKIVEVAGIDADGKKVPELFAEYIEPRLVDFGTGAFVDGDAATYDQRKAAKDPAESIKLTADQDKAKIIRRANTGVVYLVKDGDAVSKIILPVHGNGLWSMMYAFVAVETDGNTVSAITYYEQGETPGLGGEVENPSWRDQFIGKKLYDENFKPAIKVVKGGAPAGSEHGVDGLSGATLTGNGVQGTFDFWLGDMGFGPFLAKVRDGGLN comes from the coding sequence ATGGCAAGTAATAACGACAGCATTAAAAAGACGCTGGGTGTTGTTGTCGGGTTGAGCCTTGTTTGTTCAATCATCGTATCAACAGCAGCGGTAGGTCTACGTGACAAGCAAAAAGCTAACGCTGTACTAGATAAGCAAACTAAGATCGTTGAAGTTGCGGGTATTGATGCAGACGGTAAGAAAGTACCGGAGCTATTTGCTGAGTACATCGAACCTCGTCTAGTTGACTTTGGCACTGGTGCATTTGTTGACGGCGATGCTGCAACTTACGATCAGCGTAAAGCAGCAAAAGATCCAGCAGAGTCTATCAAGCTAACAGCTGACCAAGACAAAGCGAAGATTATCCGCCGTGCGAACACTGGTGTTGTATACCTAGTGAAAGATGGCGATGCGGTATCTAAGATCATCCTACCGGTACACGGCAATGGTCTTTGGTCAATGATGTACGCATTCGTTGCAGTTGAAACTGACGGTAACACTGTATCTGCGATCACTTACTACGAGCAGGGTGAAACTCCTGGACTTGGTGGTGAAGTTGAAAACCCTTCATGGCGTGATCAATTTATTGGCAAGAAGCTTTATGATGAAAACTTCAAGCCAGCTATCAAAGTTGTTAAAGGTGGTGCTCCAGCCGGTTCTGAACACGGTGTTGATGGCCTATCAGGTGCGACACTAACAGGTAACGGTGTTCAAGGTACATTTGATTTCTGGTTAGGCGATATGGGCTTTGGTCCATTCCTAGCAAAAGTTCGTGACGGAGGTCTGAACTAA
- a CDS encoding NADH:ubiquinone reductase (Na(+)-transporting) subunit D, with protein sequence MSSAQNVKKSLLAPVLDNNPIALQVLGVCSALAVTTKLETAFVMTLAVIFVTALSNFFVSVIRNHIPNSVRIIVQMAIIASLVIVVDQVLKAYLYDISKQLSVFVGLIITNCIVMGRAEAFAMKSEPLPSLIDGIGNGLGYGFVLITVGFFRELFGSGKLFGMEVLPLVSNGGWYQPNGLMLLAPSAFFLIGFLIWAIRILKPEQVEAKE encoded by the coding sequence ATGTCTAGCGCACAAAACGTTAAAAAGAGTCTGTTAGCACCGGTATTGGATAACAACCCAATCGCGCTACAGGTTCTTGGTGTTTGTTCTGCTCTTGCAGTAACAACCAAACTAGAAACGGCTTTTGTAATGACACTAGCGGTTATCTTTGTAACTGCACTGTCTAACTTCTTCGTTTCGGTAATCCGTAACCACATTCCAAACAGCGTGCGTATCATCGTACAGATGGCAATCATCGCATCGCTAGTAATCGTGGTAGACCAAGTGTTGAAAGCATACCTATACGATATCTCTAAGCAGCTATCTGTATTCGTAGGCCTAATCATTACAAACTGTATTGTAATGGGTCGTGCTGAAGCATTCGCTATGAAATCTGAGCCACTTCCATCTCTAATCGATGGTATCGGTAACGGTCTTGGTTACGGTTTCGTTCTTATTACTGTTGGCTTCTTCCGTGAACTATTTGGTTCAGGCAAGCTGTTCGGTATGGAAGTGCTTCCTCTAGTGAGCAACGGTGGTTGGTACCAGCCAAACGGTCTGATGCTTCTAGCGCCATCTGCATTCTTCCTAATCGGCTTCCTAATCTGGGCAATCCGTATTCTGAAACCAGAACAAGTAGAAGCGAAGGAGTAA
- the nqrE gene encoding NADH:ubiquinone reductase (Na(+)-transporting) subunit E produces MEHYISLLVKSIFIENLALSFFLGMCTFLAVSKKVKTSFGLGVAVVFVLTVAVPVNNLLYTFILKENALVEGVDLSFLNFITFIGVIAALVQILEMILDRFFPPLYNALGIFLPLITVNCAIFGGVSFMVTRDYNFAESVVYGFGSGVGWMLAIVALAGIREKMKYSDVPPGLRGLGITFITVGLMALGFMSFSGVQL; encoded by the coding sequence ATGGAACATTACATTAGCTTGCTAGTTAAATCGATTTTCATCGAAAACTTAGCACTATCGTTCTTCTTAGGTATGTGTACATTCCTTGCTGTATCTAAGAAAGTTAAGACCTCTTTCGGTCTTGGTGTGGCGGTTGTATTTGTACTGACAGTTGCAGTACCAGTGAACAACCTGCTTTACACTTTCATTCTTAAAGAGAATGCGTTAGTTGAAGGCGTGGATCTTAGCTTCCTGAACTTCATCACCTTTATCGGTGTAATCGCAGCACTTGTACAGATTCTAGAAATGATCTTAGACCGTTTCTTCCCGCCTCTGTACAACGCGCTAGGCATCTTCCTACCGCTGATCACAGTAAACTGTGCGATCTTCGGTGGTGTGTCTTTCATGGTTACACGTGACTACAACTTTGCTGAATCTGTGGTTTACGGTTTTGGCTCAGGTGTGGGCTGGATGCTAGCTATCGTTGCGTTAGCAGGTATCCGTGAGAAGATGAAGTACTCTGATGTACCTCCAGGTCTACGCGGTCTTGGTATTACGTTCATCACAGTTGGCCTTATGGCGTTAGGCTTTATGTCTTTCTCTGGTGTTCAACTGTAA
- a CDS encoding peptidylprolyl isomerase — MLKVAIASLALLSSLAMAGPKVEFETTLGSFTVELNQDKAPLTVANFLKYVKDGSYVGSQFHRVIPNFMAQGGGFDKNMKSLPTYSPVRNEASNGLKNNTATIAMARTNNPHSATRQFFINFVDNGFLDYDQRPPGYAVFGKVTQGFDVIQGMGKKPTHSVGRYRDVPVEPIIITKATLLK, encoded by the coding sequence ATGTTAAAGGTAGCAATCGCTTCGCTAGCGCTACTCAGCAGTCTAGCGATGGCAGGACCCAAAGTTGAATTTGAAACCACCCTTGGTTCATTTACTGTCGAATTAAACCAAGATAAAGCGCCACTCACAGTGGCAAACTTTCTCAAGTATGTAAAAGATGGCAGTTATGTCGGCAGTCAATTTCACCGTGTGATCCCTAACTTCATGGCACAAGGTGGTGGTTTCGATAAGAACATGAAATCGTTGCCGACTTACTCACCAGTAAGAAACGAAGCGTCTAATGGGCTAAAAAATAACACTGCAACCATTGCGATGGCGAGAACGAATAATCCTCACTCAGCAACAAGACAGTTCTTTATTAACTTCGTTGATAATGGTTTTTTAGATTACGACCAACGCCCACCGGGCTATGCAGTATTTGGTAAGGTGACTCAAGGATTCGATGTCATCCAAGGAATGGGCAAAAAACCAACGCACTCAGTTGGTCGCTATCGTGACGTTCCAGTAGAGCCAATCATTATTACTAAAGCAACTCTTCTTAAATAA
- a CDS encoding methyltransferase, with product MKTELALHERTLSLFRYPKRSNETLQAWDAGDEYLINHIEEMGLEPNQHILILNDNFGALSCWFSANHRITMMSDSFISQAGTRQNLTLNQCNQVSFATTIEPIANDVDLVLMQLPKSNRHLTWQLSQLRSALAESVPVIAVNKAKEIHSSTLKLFEKFLGETKTSLAWKKHRLVFSQANVINPPLVSANTRWNVDGENIELNNLPNVYSGESLDLGARFMIQHLPTNPNLKHVLDLGCGNGVLSVKMGQLNPAIKLTCVDESFMAVESARQNLIQNLGDDREIECIANNCLENLEQNDVDMIMCNPPFHQQQAITDHIAWQMFCDAKQILRVGGQLLVIGNRHLGYDGKLARLFGKSNVKVVAANKKFVILQATK from the coding sequence ATGAAAACTGAGCTTGCACTGCACGAGCGTACCCTTTCCTTATTCCGCTACCCAAAAAGAAGCAATGAAACCCTTCAAGCTTGGGATGCTGGCGATGAATATCTCATCAATCATATCGAAGAGATGGGGTTAGAGCCCAATCAACACATTCTTATCCTTAACGATAACTTTGGCGCTTTAAGTTGCTGGTTCAGTGCAAACCATCGAATCACTATGATGAGTGACTCGTTTATTTCACAGGCGGGAACACGTCAAAACTTAACGCTAAATCAATGCAATCAAGTGTCATTTGCCACAACTATCGAGCCAATAGCTAATGACGTTGATTTGGTATTAATGCAACTGCCTAAAAGCAACCGCCACCTCACTTGGCAACTTAGCCAATTGCGCTCAGCTTTAGCTGAATCAGTGCCCGTTATCGCTGTGAACAAAGCCAAAGAGATTCACTCATCAACACTCAAACTATTTGAAAAGTTCCTTGGCGAGACTAAAACGTCTTTGGCTTGGAAAAAGCATCGATTAGTTTTCAGTCAGGCTAATGTCATCAACCCTCCTCTCGTGTCAGCGAATACTCGTTGGAACGTCGACGGCGAGAATATAGAGCTCAATAATCTGCCAAATGTTTATTCGGGAGAGAGCTTAGACTTGGGGGCGCGCTTCATGATTCAACACCTGCCGACCAACCCTAATCTAAAGCATGTTCTGGATTTAGGCTGTGGTAATGGCGTGTTATCAGTCAAAATGGGCCAACTTAATCCTGCAATAAAACTGACCTGTGTTGATGAGAGTTTTATGGCGGTTGAATCGGCGAGGCAAAACCTGATTCAAAACCTCGGCGATGACAGAGAAATAGAGTGTATTGCCAATAACTGTCTCGAAAATCTAGAGCAAAATGACGTCGATATGATTATGTGTAACCCTCCATTCCACCAGCAACAAGCGATTACCGATCATATTGCTTGGCAGATGTTCTGTGATGCAAAGCAAATTCTTAGAGTTGGTGGGCAATTATTAGTTATCGGCAACCGTCACCTCGGCTACGATGGTAAACTCGCTAGACTGTTTGGCAAGTCAAACGTTAAAGTCGTGGCAGCCAATAAGAAATTTGTTATTTTACAAGCAACTAAATAG
- a CDS encoding NADH:ubiquinone reductase (Na(+)-transporting) subunit B, protein MGLKKFIEDIEHHFEPGGKHEKWFALYEAAATLFYTPGLVTKKSSHVRDSVDLKRIMIMVWFAVFPAMFWGMYNAGGQAIAALNHMYVGDQLAAVVSGNWHYWLTEMLGGTLAADAGVGSKMILGATYFLPIYATVFLVGGFWEVLFCMVRKHEVNEGFFVTSILFALIVPPTLPLWQAALGITFGVVVAKEIFGGTGRNFLNPALAGRAFLFFAYPAQISGDVVWTAADGFSGATALSQWAHGGSGALINNITGAPITWMDAFIGNIPGSIGEVSTLALMIGAAMIVYMRIASWRIIAGVMIGMIATATLFNVIGSDTNPMFNMPWHWHLVLGGFAFGMFFMATDPVSASFTNKGKWWYGALIGVMCVLIRVVNPAYPEGMMLAILFANLFAPLFDHVVIEKNIKRRLARYGK, encoded by the coding sequence ATGGGCCTTAAAAAGTTTATTGAAGACATCGAGCATCATTTTGAGCCAGGTGGTAAACATGAGAAGTGGTTTGCGCTGTATGAAGCAGCAGCAACACTTTTTTATACACCAGGTTTAGTAACGAAAAAAAGCTCGCACGTTCGTGATAGCGTTGACTTAAAACGTATCATGATCATGGTTTGGTTTGCGGTATTCCCAGCAATGTTCTGGGGTATGTACAACGCAGGTGGCCAAGCTATCGCTGCACTTAACCACATGTATGTTGGTGACCAACTTGCAGCAGTAGTATCAGGTAACTGGCACTACTGGCTAACTGAAATGCTGGGTGGCACCTTAGCCGCCGACGCAGGCGTTGGCAGTAAGATGATCTTGGGTGCAACTTACTTCCTACCTATCTACGCGACGGTATTCCTCGTTGGTGGTTTCTGGGAAGTATTGTTCTGTATGGTGCGTAAGCACGAAGTTAACGAAGGTTTCTTTGTTACTTCTATCCTGTTTGCACTTATCGTTCCACCAACGCTACCTCTATGGCAAGCAGCACTAGGTATTACCTTCGGTGTCGTTGTTGCTAAGGAGATCTTCGGTGGTACTGGTCGTAACTTCCTTAACCCAGCACTTGCTGGTCGTGCATTCCTATTCTTCGCTTACCCAGCTCAAATCTCGGGTGACGTAGTATGGACTGCAGCTGACGGCTTCTCTGGTGCAACGGCTCTTAGCCAATGGGCTCACGGCGGTAGCGGCGCGTTGATCAACAACATCACTGGCGCTCCTATTACTTGGATGGATGCATTCATCGGTAACATCCCAGGTTCAATTGGTGAAGTATCGACTCTTGCTCTCATGATCGGTGCAGCAATGATCGTCTACATGCGTATTGCATCTTGGCGCATCATCGCAGGTGTGATGATTGGTATGATTGCAACAGCAACGCTGTTCAACGTTATCGGTTCTGACACTAACCCAATGTTCAACATGCCATGGCACTGGCACCTAGTTCTTGGTGGCTTTGCATTCGGTATGTTCTTTATGGCAACAGACCCTGTATCAGCGTCATTTACTAACAAAGGTAAATGGTGGTACGGCGCGCTAATCGGCGTGATGTGTGTACTAATCCGTGTTGTGAACCCAGCATACCCAGAAGGTATGATGCTGGCGATTCTATTCGCGAACCTGTTTGCACCTCTGTTCGACCATGTGGTTATCGAAAAGAACATCAAGCGGAGACTAGCACGCTATGGCAAGTAA
- a CDS encoding YajG family lipoprotein: protein MRKLVLAASMALLTACAAPQQEQINFMPKAVMSNSDLVKDAAFTLTSKDVRSAQYVALVDSGRSNIEPIHSKQNVRISIENALLEQFKSQGFRSTVSSENTIKIEVQEALVSVKHTVMENQMDGKVVLEITAETPQGKLVKTYTGTAKRTGALSASNEDIEVVLNDVINLVLQEISNDRELQQYMQERF from the coding sequence ATGAGAAAACTGGTTTTAGCCGCGTCAATGGCACTACTTACTGCGTGTGCAGCACCGCAGCAAGAACAAATCAACTTTATGCCTAAAGCGGTTATGAGCAATAGTGACCTTGTAAAAGACGCCGCGTTCACATTAACCAGTAAGGACGTTCGCTCTGCACAATATGTTGCGCTTGTTGATAGCGGTCGTTCTAACATTGAACCAATTCACTCCAAGCAAAACGTCCGCATTTCAATTGAGAATGCCCTACTTGAACAGTTTAAGTCGCAAGGTTTCCGCAGCACGGTCAGTAGTGAAAACACTATCAAGATTGAAGTTCAAGAAGCGCTGGTTTCTGTTAAGCATACCGTGATGGAAAACCAGATGGATGGTAAAGTAGTGTTGGAAATCACTGCTGAGACACCACAAGGTAAACTGGTAAAAACCTACACAGGTACCGCTAAGCGTACAGGTGCTCTAAGTGCTTCAAATGAAGACATCGAAGTTGTACTGAATGATGTGATTAACTTAGTCCTTCAAGAAATCTCAAATGACCGAGAGCTTCAACAGTACATGCAGGAGCGATTCTAA
- the bolA gene encoding transcriptional regulator BolA produces the protein MLQEVIETKLREAFSPIELKVINESFMHNVPAGSESHFKVVIVSEQFEGQRLIGRHRQVNQVLADELANHIHALSMHTYTASEWKEQNQLAPDSPMCLGGSK, from the coding sequence ATGTTGCAAGAAGTAATAGAAACCAAATTGCGTGAAGCATTCTCACCTATAGAGCTTAAAGTGATCAATGAGAGCTTTATGCACAATGTGCCTGCTGGCTCAGAAAGCCACTTTAAAGTTGTGATAGTGAGTGAACAATTTGAAGGGCAAAGACTCATAGGTCGCCATCGCCAAGTTAATCAAGTATTGGCTGATGAACTCGCCAATCATATTCATGCGCTCTCTATGCACACCTATACCGCGAGTGAATGGAAAGAACAGAATCAGCTCGCTCCTGATAGCCCTATGTGCTTGGGTGGCTCAAAATAG
- the nqrF gene encoding NADH:ubiquinone reductase (Na(+)-transporting) subunit F, whose product MNTIIFGVVMFTLIILALVLVILFAKSKLVPSGDITISVNDDPSLAIVTQPGSKLLGALAGAGVFVSSACGGGGSCGQCRVKVKSGGGDILPTELDHITKGEAREGERLACQVAMKTDMDIELPEEIFGVKKWECSVISNDNKATFIKELKLQIPDGESVPFRAGGYIQIEAPAHHVKYADFDVPDEYREDWDKFNLFRYESKVNEETIRAYSMANYPEEEGIIMLNVRIATPPPNNPDVPPGIMSSFIWSLKDGDKCTISGPFGEFFAKDTDNEMVFVGGGAGMAPMRSHIFDQLKRLNSTRKMSFWYGARSKREMFYVEDFDGLQAENENFVWHCALSDPMPEDNWDGYTGFIHNVLYENYLKDHEAPEDCEYYMCGPPMMNAAVIGMLKDLGVEDENILLDDFGG is encoded by the coding sequence ATGAATACTATTATTTTTGGTGTAGTGATGTTTACCCTGATTATTTTGGCGCTAGTTTTAGTGATTCTTTTCGCTAAATCTAAACTAGTACCATCAGGTGACATTACAATTTCTGTGAACGATGACCCTTCATTGGCGATCGTTACACAACCAGGTAGCAAGCTACTGGGTGCTCTAGCAGGTGCTGGCGTATTCGTATCTTCTGCTTGTGGTGGCGGTGGCTCTTGTGGTCAGTGTCGCGTAAAAGTTAAATCAGGTGGTGGCGACATCCTACCTACCGAGCTTGACCATATTACTAAAGGTGAAGCACGTGAAGGTGAGCGTCTAGCGTGTCAGGTTGCAATGAAAACTGACATGGATATCGAGCTTCCTGAAGAGATCTTCGGTGTTAAGAAGTGGGAATGTTCAGTTATCTCTAACGATAACAAAGCAACATTCATTAAAGAGCTTAAGCTGCAAATTCCAGATGGCGAATCAGTACCTTTCCGTGCTGGTGGTTACATCCAGATTGAAGCGCCAGCTCACCACGTGAAATACGCTGACTTCGATGTACCAGATGAGTACCGTGAAGATTGGGATAAATTCAATCTGTTCCGCTACGAGTCTAAGGTAAACGAAGAGACGATCCGTGCTTACTCAATGGCTAACTACCCTGAAGAAGAAGGTATTATTATGCTGAACGTGCGTATCGCTACGCCGCCACCTAATAATCCTGATGTACCACCTGGTATCATGTCTTCATTTATCTGGTCTCTTAAAGATGGCGATAAGTGTACGATTTCTGGTCCATTTGGTGAATTCTTCGCGAAAGACACTGACAACGAGATGGTTTTCGTTGGTGGTGGTGCAGGTATGGCGCCAATGCGTTCACATATCTTCGACCAACTTAAGCGTCTTAACTCTACGCGTAAGATGTCTTTCTGGTACGGTGCTCGCTCTAAGCGCGAAATGTTCTACGTGGAAGATTTCGATGGCCTACAAGCTGAAAACGAAAACTTCGTATGGCACTGTGCTCTGTCTGATCCTATGCCAGAAGATAACTGGGATGGTTACACAGGCTTCATCCACAACGTATTGTACGAAAACTACCTGAAGGATCACGAAGCTCCTGAAGATTGTGAGTACTACATGTGTGGTCCACCGATGATGAACGCAGCTGTTATCGGCATGCTGAAAGATCTCGGTGTAGAAGATGAAAACATTCTTCTAGATGATTTTGGTGGTTAA